A genomic region of Campylobacter corcagiensis contains the following coding sequences:
- a CDS encoding glycosyltransferase family 4 protein: MRVLFVISTIGRGGAERVMSVLSNELSKSIDVSILKFDDSKPFYEISNKVKVFSLKSSVGDQGIAGNFKKRFGKVFKIRKFIKNNKFDAIIPFLDTTNILVLLANLGLKNRVIASEHNNYKFLSSPFLRILRRVVYPLADGLTMLTKFDWDYYKFVKNRAILPNPMFEFKKSSFSKENLILSAGRLIPHKGFDAFLRSISLADKELLNGWQVIIAGDGEERANLEKMAKDLGLDVCFVGFVKDIQNYYTRAKIVAVNSRKEGFCNILMESIYFECARISTDCIAGPSELINDGVDGFLCKVDDEKEFSKKLEILLKDENLRYKFTQNANLRKDEFKVENITKKWLDFIEICIKG, encoded by the coding sequence TTGAGAGTTTTATTTGTGATATCAACCATTGGTAGAGGCGGGGCTGAGCGCGTTATGAGCGTTTTATCAAATGAGTTATCAAAAAGCATTGATGTTAGTATTTTAAAATTTGATGATAGTAAGCCTTTTTATGAAATTTCAAACAAAGTTAAGGTTTTTAGCCTAAAAAGTAGCGTTGGCGATCAAGGTATAGCTGGGAATTTTAAAAAAAGATTTGGCAAGGTATTTAAAATTCGCAAATTTATAAAAAACAATAAATTTGACGCTATTATTCCGTTTTTAGATACTACAAATATCTTAGTTTTGCTTGCAAATTTAGGCTTAAAAAACAGAGTCATAGCTTCAGAGCATAACAACTATAAATTTTTATCAAGCCCATTTTTAAGGATATTAAGAAGGGTAGTTTATCCTTTAGCAGATGGTTTAACGATGCTAACTAAATTTGACTGGGATTATTATAAATTTGTAAAAAATAGAGCAATTTTACCAAATCCAATGTTTGAATTTAAAAAGAGTAGTTTTAGTAAGGAAAATCTCATCTTAAGTGCTGGTAGGCTCATACCACATAAAGGTTTTGATGCGTTTTTACGCTCGATTTCTTTGGCTGATAAAGAGCTTTTAAACGGTTGGCAAGTCATTATCGCTGGAGATGGAGAAGAAAGAGCAAATTTAGAAAAAATGGCTAAAGATTTAGGTCTTGATGTGTGTTTTGTTGGATTTGTTAAAGATATACAAAACTACTACACAAGAGCTAAAATAGTTGCTGTAAATAGCAGGAAAGAGGGCTTTTGTAATATTTTGATGGAAAGTATTTATTTTGAGTGTGCTAGAATTTCAACTGATTGTATAGCAGGACCAAGTGAGCTTATAAATGACGGCGTGGACGGCTTTTTATGCAAGGTAGATGATGAAAAAGAATTTTCTAAAAAGTTAGAAATTTTACTAAAAGATGAGAATTTAAGATATAAATTTACTCAAAATGCAAATTTAAGAAAAGATGAGTTTAAAGTGGAAAATATAACTAAAAAATGGCTTGATTTTATAGAAATTTGCATAAAAGGATAG
- a CDS encoding glycosyltransferase family 2 protein, producing the protein MKKPLISVIVPVYNVEKYLNECLESIVNQTYENLEIILVDDGSSDSSGKICDEFALKDSRIKVIHKKNGGLSSARNSGIDIANGEYLSFIDSDDMVDKNFILTLFGLIQKSSLKLSSVGFKAFYKNLDELPDKSYEKIISDEEYFKNIFIGNDDFRCASCKFLFHKSLFENLRFPVGELYEDVAIFGEIMVGAKKVIMSDERLYFYRMRDGSIVHSFSPRHFDFLKQAEILVSIAANKYPHLTPITKYYLSSVRMAISFDILKSNSLEFDSFLKKSSKFIRENFTSVFRTKSLNKKTKILVLILGLSSSLFKLIYRIFGGKK; encoded by the coding sequence TTGAAAAAGCCATTAATTAGCGTAATAGTTCCTGTTTATAATGTAGAAAAATACCTAAATGAGTGCTTAGAAAGCATTGTAAATCAAACTTATGAAAATTTAGAAATTATTTTAGTTGATGATGGAAGTAGTGATAGTTCAGGCAAAATTTGTGATGAGTTTGCCTTAAAAGATAGCCGAATAAAAGTAATCCATAAAAAAAATGGCGGTTTATCAAGTGCTAGAAATTCTGGCATAGACATCGCAAACGGGGAGTATTTAAGCTTTATAGATAGTGATGATATGGTTGATAAAAATTTTATACTAACGCTTTTTGGTTTAATACAAAAAAGTTCTTTAAAACTATCTTCCGTGGGCTTTAAAGCCTTTTATAAAAATTTAGATGAATTGCCAGATAAAAGTTATGAAAAAATCATTAGCGATGAAGAGTATTTTAAAAATATATTTATAGGAAATGATGATTTTAGATGTGCATCTTGTAAATTTCTTTTTCATAAAAGTTTGTTTGAAAATTTAAGGTTTCCAGTTGGCGAGCTTTATGAAGATGTGGCTATTTTTGGAGAGATTATGGTTGGAGCCAAAAAGGTCATAATGAGCGATGAAAGGCTCTATTTTTACCGAATGAGAGATGGTTCTATAGTTCATAGTTTTTCGCCTAGGCATTTTGATTTTTTAAAACAAGCTGAAATTTTAGTAAGCATAGCTGCTAATAAATATCCACATTTAACCCCTATCACAAAATACTATCTAAGTAGCGTTAGAATGGCGATAAGCTTTGATATTTTAAAGTCAAATAGTTTAGAATTTGATAGCTTTTTAAAAAAGAGTAGTAAATTTATAAGAGAAAATTTCACTTCTGTTTTTAGAACTAAAAGCTTAAATAAAAAAACTAAAATTTTGGTTTTGATTTTGGGTCTAAGTAGTTCTTTATTTAAGCTAATATATAGAATTTTTGGTGGTAAAAAGTGA
- a CDS encoding glycosyltransferase: MKKLSVFIYSMAGGGAERVVSNLLPNLANEYEIYLVLMRDKIDYKLPDGIKVFFIENSAPFENGIKKLLKLPFLAIKYKKLCENLGIKNHFVWMVRPCFVAAIARILGLSGKFVFNECSTPSVLYKDSSFKSKISKFLIKKLYKKADFILPNSKEAYDDLACNFGIKKDKMSILYNAVDINFIEQKSLENIEFNGKFFLSVGRLDENKNHETLIRSYALIKEPKLDLIILGTGVLKDYLQNLINKLNLAKKVHLLGFDANPYKYMSKCEAFVFTSKVEGFSNVLIEALACGAFVISSDHKSGARELLGSHEWGILVPVSDIKSTAAAMQKVINEPNLVLDYKAKAKDRAKFFDKDRISKELIENLNEIYV, translated from the coding sequence GTGAAAAAATTAAGCGTTTTTATCTACTCGATGGCTGGCGGTGGAGCTGAAAGAGTCGTTTCAAATTTGCTTCCTAACCTAGCAAATGAGTATGAAATTTATCTTGTTTTAATGAGAGATAAGATTGATTATAAGCTGCCAGATGGCATAAAGGTTTTTTTTATAGAAAATTCAGCCCCTTTTGAAAATGGCATAAAAAAACTTCTAAAACTGCCATTTTTAGCTATAAAATACAAAAAACTTTGTGAAAATTTAGGCATTAAAAATCACTTCGTTTGGATGGTAAGACCTTGTTTTGTAGCTGCTATAGCTAGAATTTTAGGCTTAAGTGGAAAGTTTGTTTTTAATGAGTGCTCTACCCCTTCAGTTCTTTATAAAGATAGTAGTTTTAAATCAAAAATAAGCAAATTTCTTATCAAAAAGCTTTATAAAAAAGCTGACTTTATCTTGCCAAATTCAAAAGAGGCTTATGATGATTTAGCATGTAATTTTGGGATTAAAAAAGATAAAATGAGCATTTTATACAACGCTGTTGACATTAATTTTATAGAGCAAAAATCCTTAGAAAATATAGAATTTAATGGCAAATTTTTCCTAAGTGTTGGTAGGCTTGATGAGAATAAAAACCACGAAACGCTCATCCGCTCTTACGCTCTTATAAAAGAGCCAAAGTTAGACCTTATTATTCTAGGAACTGGTGTTTTAAAGGATTATTTACAAAATTTAATAAATAAGCTAAATTTGGCTAAAAAAGTTCATCTTTTGGGTTTTGATGCAAATCCTTATAAGTACATGTCAAAGTGTGAAGCTTTTGTTTTTACTTCAAAGGTTGAGGGTTTTTCAAATGTTTTAATAGAAGCTTTAGCGTGTGGGGCATTTGTTATAAGTAGTGATCACAAAAGCGGGGCTAGAGAGCTTTTAGGTAGCCATGAGTGGGGGATTTTGGTTCCAGTTAGCGATATAAAATCCACAGCAGCTGCTATGCAAAAAGTAATAAATGAGCCAAATTTGGTACTAGATTACAAAGCGAAGGCAAAAGATAGAGCAAAATTTTTTGATAAAGATAGAATTTCTAAAGAGCTTATTGAAAACTTAAACGAGATATATGTATAA
- a CDS encoding STT3 domain-containing protein has product MIDIDLNKRRWVIVFIFITFMFGVISRLYWIDWASDYPEMIHDGQVMINTNDGYAFAEGARDIIAGFHQPNDLSYVNHTMSKFTAFIYHIVPFSFETIILYMSVFFSSLLVVPVLLIAREFRVSGAGIVAAASSVVAVSYYNRTMAGYYDTDMLNIVLPCFVLWGLIRITVRQDRFSIIIAPIFGLFYHWWYPSSFTLIGAMAGMFLLYTLVFERKSLQNYQALLLLIVAVTNLSATFRLISIIALYLLFMKKEDIKVLAAVGALVLFVFILKGGLNPIWFMLKFYVVRDTTEALSSSFHFFSVNQTIQESGAMDWDYFMTRISSHPFFFILGAIGYLLFCFKHRAFLISLPILALGILSIRSGLRFTIYAVPIMALGLGFLVNFLLDFFKVKGALKLSGIIALTVVAVFPALKHIKNYTSPTVFFNAETQVLERLKSISDREDYVVAWWDYGYPIRYYADVKTLIDGGKHLGNHNFPVSFALTKDLVSSANMSRLAVEYTEKAFNDKNISSPFKAMMKDYGFDDPNLFLTSLSLKDFTLPQKTRDIYYYLPARMIGIYSVVWYFSNIDLTTGKGYDQPFFASARFVQVNNSGLVLDNGMTLSTDMKNIIYGSQSIPIRGFYETRYDESGKFSVSEIIADKDGILNVIILSDGTFIITDNKAFNSAYVQLFMLERYDSEIYELVISTPLAKVYKLKI; this is encoded by the coding sequence ATGATAGATATTGATTTAAATAAACGAAGATGGGTTATTGTTTTTATATTCATCACTTTTATGTTTGGGGTTATTTCTAGGCTTTATTGGATTGATTGGGCGAGTGATTATCCTGAGATGATTCATGATGGTCAAGTTATGATAAATACAAACGACGGATACGCTTTTGCTGAGGGTGCAAGGGACATTATCGCTGGTTTTCACCAACCAAATGATTTAAGTTATGTAAATCACACAATGTCTAAATTTACAGCTTTTATTTACCATATAGTGCCTTTTAGTTTTGAAACTATTATTTTATATATGAGTGTATTTTTTAGTTCACTTCTTGTTGTTCCGGTTTTGCTTATAGCTAGGGAATTTAGGGTTAGTGGAGCTGGAATAGTAGCAGCAGCAAGTTCTGTTGTAGCGGTTAGTTACTATAACAGGACGATGGCAGGATATTATGATACTGATATGTTAAATATCGTTCTTCCTTGCTTTGTGCTTTGGGGACTTATAAGAATAACGGTTAGGCAAGATAGATTTTCTATAATAATAGCTCCTATTTTTGGGCTTTTTTATCACTGGTGGTATCCATCTAGCTTTACATTAATTGGTGCTATGGCGGGAATGTTTTTGTTATATACGCTTGTTTTTGAAAGAAAAAGCTTACAAAATTATCAAGCTTTGCTTCTTTTAATAGTTGCTGTAACAAATCTCTCAGCTACTTTTAGATTAATATCAATTATCGCTTTATATCTGCTTTTTATGAAAAAAGAAGATATTAAAGTATTAGCAGCAGTTGGAGCTTTGGTGCTTTTTGTTTTTATTTTAAAAGGTGGCTTAAACCCTATTTGGTTTATGCTTAAATTTTATGTAGTAAGAGATACAACAGAAGCCTTGTCTTCGTCATTTCACTTTTTTAGTGTAAATCAAACCATTCAAGAATCAGGTGCTATGGATTGGGATTATTTTATGACTAGGATTAGTTCTCATCCATTTTTCTTTATTTTAGGAGCTATTGGTTATTTGCTTTTTTGTTTTAAACATAGAGCATTTCTTATATCTCTTCCTATACTTGCTCTTGGTATTTTATCTATTAGATCAGGGCTTAGATTTACTATATATGCAGTTCCTATAATGGCTTTAGGGCTTGGTTTTTTGGTAAATTTCTTACTTGATTTTTTTAAGGTTAAAGGAGCTTTAAAGCTTAGTGGAATTATCGCTTTAACAGTTGTAGCTGTTTTTCCTGCTCTTAAACATATAAAAAACTATACAAGTCCAACTGTATTTTTTAACGCTGAAACTCAAGTGTTAGAGCGTCTTAAAAGCATTTCTGATAGAGAAGATTATGTAGTTGCTTGGTGGGATTATGGATACCCGATTCGCTACTACGCTGATGTTAAAACCCTAATAGATGGTGGAAAACATCTTGGAAATCATAATTTTCCAGTTAGTTTTGCTCTAACAAAAGATCTTGTAAGTTCGGCAAATATGAGCAGATTAGCAGTTGAATATACAGAAAAAGCCTTTAATGATAAAAATATTAGCTCACCTTTTAAGGCTATGATGAAAGATTATGGCTTTGATGATCCAAATCTTTTTTTAACCAGTTTATCTTTAAAAGATTTTACTCTTCCACAAAAAACTAGAGATATTTATTACTATTTACCAGCTAGAATGATAGGAATTTACTCAGTTGTTTGGTATTTTTCAAACATTGATTTAACAACAGGCAAGGGATATGATCAGCCGTTTTTTGCTTCTGCTAGGTTTGTTCAGGTTAATAACAGTGGTCTAGTTTTGGATAATGGCATGACCTTATCAACTGATATGAAAAACATCATCTATGGTTCACAAAGCATTCCTATTAGGGGTTTTTATGAGACAAGATATGATGAGAGTGGAAAATTTAGCGTTAGCGAGATAATTGCTGATAAGGATGGAATTTTAAATGTTATAATTTTAAGTGATGGAACATTTATAATCACAGACAACAAGGCCTTTAACTCAGCTTATGTACAGCTTTTTATGCTAGAACGCTACGATAGTGAAATTTATGAATTAGTCATATCTACGCCATTAGCAAAAGTCTATAAGCTAAAAATTTAA
- the pglA gene encoding N,N'-diacetylbacillosaminyl-diphospho-undecaprenol alpha-1,3-N-acetylgalactosaminyltransferase, translated as MARIGFLSHSDMSLYYFRKPIMKELKNLGHEIFAISPKGEFSKLLEDEFNVINYEIKAGSINPFRVISDFNSLKDALRDLNLDMLQTAAHKSNTFGTFAAKSVGIKNVINLVEGLGSFYVEDNFKSLAIRFILNRLNKKAFRLSDKTIFVNDSDPDYMIKKGIIKENKVVRIKSVGVDASYFDPESATPYPFNTDKKVVMMIGRALWHKGIREFYQAAEILKDRKDVLFVFVGDVYEGNKSSAGSDFLLGKNVLWIRWSDKIKELLKASYLYALPSYKEGFPRTVLEAMSMAKPCVVSDVSGCNEAIKDGFNGLLCKPMDSKDLATKIAMLLNDDEMALEFGRNGRNLVIKNYNQPIITKKYLEVYKEFIDV; from the coding sequence GTGGCTAGGATAGGTTTTTTATCTCATAGCGATATGAGCCTTTATTATTTTCGTAAGCCCATAATGAAAGAGCTTAAAAATTTGGGTCATGAAATCTTTGCTATATCTCCTAAGGGGGAGTTTTCTAAACTACTAGAAGATGAGTTTAATGTCATAAATTATGAGATAAAAGCTGGATCAATCAATCCTTTTAGAGTTATTAGTGATTTTAACTCCTTAAAAGATGCCTTAAGAGATCTAAATTTAGATATGCTTCAAACAGCAGCTCATAAAAGCAACACCTTTGGAACATTTGCGGCTAAAAGCGTAGGGATTAAAAACGTTATAAATTTAGTAGAAGGACTAGGAAGTTTTTATGTGGAAGATAATTTTAAGAGTTTAGCCATTAGATTTATCTTAAATAGACTAAATAAAAAAGCCTTTAGATTAAGTGATAAAACTATCTTTGTAAATGATAGCGACCCAGATTATATGATAAAAAAAGGAATTATCAAAGAAAACAAAGTTGTTCGTATAAAAAGCGTAGGCGTTGATGCAAGTTATTTTGATCCAGAAAGTGCTACTCCTTATCCTTTTAATACAGATAAAAAAGTAGTTATGATGATAGGACGCGCTTTATGGCATAAAGGAATAAGAGAATTTTACCAAGCGGCTGAAATTTTAAAAGATAGAAAAGATGTGCTTTTTGTCTTTGTTGGAGATGTGTATGAAGGCAATAAAAGCAGCGCTGGTAGCGACTTTTTGCTAGGTAAAAATGTCCTTTGGATACGCTGGAGTGATAAGATAAAAGAGCTTTTAAAAGCATCGTATCTTTACGCTTTGCCAAGCTATAAAGAGGGTTTTCCTAGAACTGTTTTAGAAGCTATGAGTATGGCAAAACCTTGCGTTGTTAGTGATGTTAGTGGGTGTAATGAAGCGATAAAAGATGGCTTTAATGGCCTACTTTGTAAACCCATGGACTCAAAAGATTTAGCCACAAAGATAGCGATGCTTTTAAATGATGATGAGATGGCGTTGGAATTTGGAAGAAACGGTAGAAATTTAGTTATAAAAAATTATAACCAGCCTATTATTACTAAAAAATATTTAGAAGTTTATAAGGAATTTATAGATGTATAA
- the pglC gene encoding undecaprenyl phosphate N,N'-diacetylbacillosamine 1-phosphate transferase, translated as MYKAFLKRLIDILASLILIILTLPLMIIIYFLIKFKISKSPIFRQIRPGLNEKLFTIYKFKTMSDEVDENGNLLSDELRLDKFGAKIRSLSLDELPQLFNVLKGDMSFIGPRPLLTEYLPLYNETQKLRHNVRPGITGLAQVNGRNAISWSKKFEYDSYYAKNLSFCLDLKIAFLTIKKVIIKEGINKDGMATTEKFNGTN; from the coding sequence ATGTATAAGGCGTTTTTAAAAAGATTAATTGATATTTTAGCAAGTTTAATTTTAATTATTTTAACCTTGCCTTTGATGATAATAATCTATTTTTTAATCAAATTTAAAATCTCAAAAAGCCCGATTTTTAGGCAAATTCGCCCAGGACTTAATGAAAAACTTTTTACTATTTATAAATTTAAAACGATGAGTGATGAGGTTGATGAAAATGGAAATTTATTAAGCGATGAGTTAAGGCTAGATAAATTTGGAGCAAAAATTAGAAGCCTAAGCCTTGATGAGTTGCCACAGCTTTTTAATGTGCTAAAAGGAGATATGAGTTTTATAGGACCGCGTCCGCTTTTAACTGAGTATTTACCACTTTATAATGAAACCCAAAAACTTCGCCATAATGTTCGTCCAGGCATAACTGGACTTGCACAAGTTAATGGAAGAAACGCTATTTCGTGGAGTAAAAAATTTGAGTATGATTCGTATTACGCTAAAAATTTAAGCTTTTGTTTAGATCTGAAAATCGCATTTTTAACTATAAAAAAAGTGATAATTAAAGAAGGAATTAATAAAGATGGAATGGCTACAACAGAGAAATTCAATGGCACAAACTAA
- the pglD gene encoding UDP-N-acetylbacillosamine N-acetyltransferase, with protein sequence MAQTKSIYIYGSGGHGKVVAEIAKLCGYKNIIFLDDKNGLKFSENLDKFDMIIAIGDNKTRANLQEKAQNFGFNVVSLIHPNAIISNSAVIKKGVVIMAAAVVNANAIIENGAIINTNAVVEHDCVVGEFSHLSPNVSVAGGVKVGEFSHLGIGSSVIQNIKIGKNSIIGAGAVVIKDIPQNSVAVGVPARVIKQNL encoded by the coding sequence ATGGCACAAACTAAAAGCATTTATATTTATGGAAGTGGTGGTCATGGCAAGGTTGTAGCTGAGATTGCAAAGCTATGTGGATATAAAAACATTATTTTTTTAGATGATAAAAACGGGCTTAAATTTAGTGAGAATTTAGATAAATTTGATATGATAATCGCCATTGGAGATAATAAAACTAGGGCAAATTTACAAGAAAAAGCACAAAATTTTGGCTTTAATGTAGTTAGTTTAATCCACCCAAACGCTATTATTTCAAACTCAGCCGTGATTAAAAAAGGCGTTGTAATAATGGCAGCAGCGGTTGTAAATGCGAACGCTATAATTGAAAATGGAGCGATTATCAACACAAACGCAGTTGTTGAGCATGACTGCGTAGTTGGAGAGTTTTCGCATCTTAGCCCAAATGTTTCAGTTGCAGGTGGCGTAAAAGTTGGAGAATTTTCTCATTTAGGAATAGGAAGCTCAGTGATACAAAACATTAAAATTGGTAAAAACTCAATCATTGGAGCAGGGGCTGTGGTGATAAAAGATATACCACAAAACAGCGTCGCAGTTGGCGTTCCAGCAAGAGTTATAAAGCAAAATTTATAA
- a CDS encoding alkylphosphonate utilization protein, with the protein MAVDVNGVELQSGDSIVVIKDLKLKGSKNSVKQGTKAKIRLTKNDNEVECKLDKLGTVILKTEFIRKA; encoded by the coding sequence ATGGCAGTTGATGTAAATGGAGTAGAACTTCAAAGTGGAGATAGTATAGTTGTGATTAAGGATTTAAAGCTAAAAGGGTCTAAAAATAGCGTAAAACAAGGCACAAAAGCAAAAATTCGCTTAACTAAAAATGATAATGAAGTTGAGTGTAAGCTTGATAAACTTGGAACTGTTATTTTAAAAACCGAATTTATAAGAAAAGCTTAA
- the pglE gene encoding UDP-N-acetylbacillosamine transaminase, which yields MARVFLSPPNMGGNELEYIKKVFESNYIAPLGEYVDKFENSVKNFCKVNSALALNSGTAAIHLALKSLGVKDGDVVLGSTFTFMASLNPVFYERCEAILIDSDESWNLSPKLLKKAINLAPKKPFALIVTHLYGQSAKMDEILEICQNEGIKVIEDAAEALGGFYKDNALGTLGHAGALSFNGNKIITTSGGGMLVSNDENLVKKARFLSTQAREPLLHYEHKTYGYNYRLSNVLGAIGVGQMEVLDKRVAKKREVFEKYKQNLSNLSVEFMPEIPNSKGNRWLTTLLFKEKNAHLKVIEALNKADIESRPLWKPMHLQPVFKGTLSVVDGTSEDFFSRGICLPSGSDISDNDIDRVCEIIKSNII from the coding sequence ATGGCACGAGTATTTTTAAGTCCGCCAAATATGGGTGGAAATGAGTTAGAATATATAAAAAAAGTTTTTGAAAGCAACTACATAGCACCACTTGGTGAGTATGTGGATAAATTTGAAAATAGTGTAAAAAATTTCTGTAAGGTAAATTCGGCACTTGCACTAAACTCAGGCACAGCGGCAATCCACCTAGCTTTAAAAAGCCTTGGAGTAAAAGATGGCGATGTTGTTCTTGGTTCAACTTTTACTTTTATGGCTTCGCTAAATCCGGTATTTTACGAAAGATGCGAGGCTATTTTAATTGATAGCGATGAGAGCTGGAATTTAAGCCCAAAACTTTTAAAAAAAGCCATAAATTTAGCACCTAAAAAGCCATTTGCTTTAATCGTAACTCATCTTTACGGTCAATCTGCTAAGATGGATGAAATTTTAGAAATTTGCCAAAATGAGGGTATTAAGGTCATTGAAGATGCAGCTGAAGCACTTGGCGGATTTTACAAGGACAATGCCCTTGGAACGCTAGGACATGCTGGAGCGTTAAGCTTTAATGGAAATAAAATCATCACAACAAGTGGCGGTGGAATGCTAGTTTCAAACGATGAAAACTTAGTTAAAAAAGCTAGATTTTTAAGCACTCAAGCAAGAGAGCCACTTTTGCATTACGAACACAAAACTTATGGATACAACTACCGCTTAAGCAATGTTTTAGGTGCCATTGGCGTGGGACAAATGGAAGTTTTAGATAAAAGAGTTGCTAAAAAACGAGAAGTTTTTGAAAAATATAAGCAAAATTTATCAAATTTGAGCGTTGAATTTATGCCTGAAATTCCAAACTCAAAGGGAAATAGATGGCTTACAACTTTGCTTTTTAAAGAAAAAAATGCTCATCTAAAAGTTATTGAAGCCTTAAATAAAGCTGATATTGAAAGCAGACCTTTGTGGAAGCCTATGCATTTACAGCCTGTTTTTAAAGGAACTTTAAGCGTGGTTGATGGCACAAGTGAGGATTTTTTTAGTAGGGGAATTTGCCTTCCAAGTGGTAGTGATATAAGCGATAACGATATAGATAGAGTTTGTGAGATTATAAAAAGTAATATAATATGA